One segment of Nostoc piscinale CENA21 DNA contains the following:
- a CDS encoding zinc-dependent alcohol dehydrogenase gives MLAALLYGQEDLRLEQVADPTPAIGEVVIQVGAATTCGTDLKVWRCGGHAKMLKPPTLFGHEAAGTIVAVGAGVSNWRVGDRVVANNSAPCMKCFFCQRQEYSLCPNLTWNNGTFAEYLKIPAPIVQHNLLRLPEELPFALAAMTEPLACVLHGVARSHIKPKDKVVILGDGAIGLMFVAALADTVEVLLWGGSDQRLEIGQKLGAAQTFNYHQIPDIPGVVKELTQGWGADVVIEATGVPSVWETAIACARPGATVNLFGGCPRDTTITVNTEQLHYSELTLKGVFHNTPEYVRSALSMIASRKLPLELLISEKQPLKDLEQVFHDMKARQVIKVAMVCSQD, from the coding sequence TTGTTAGCAGCATTACTTTATGGCCAGGAAGATTTACGGTTAGAGCAAGTAGCTGACCCCACACCAGCAATCGGTGAAGTCGTGATTCAGGTGGGTGCAGCGACAACTTGCGGTACAGATTTGAAGGTTTGGCGGTGTGGAGGTCACGCCAAGATGTTGAAACCACCCACGCTGTTTGGTCATGAAGCCGCAGGCACAATTGTGGCGGTGGGTGCAGGTGTGAGTAATTGGCGAGTGGGCGATCGCGTTGTTGCCAATAACTCTGCACCGTGCATGAAATGTTTTTTTTGTCAACGCCAAGAGTATTCTTTATGCCCGAATTTAACCTGGAATAATGGCACCTTTGCAGAATACCTGAAAATTCCTGCACCCATCGTCCAGCATAATTTATTGCGTCTCCCTGAAGAATTGCCTTTTGCATTGGCGGCGATGACCGAACCTCTAGCTTGTGTATTGCATGGTGTCGCCCGTTCCCATATCAAACCCAAAGATAAAGTAGTAATTTTGGGAGATGGGGCGATTGGCTTAATGTTTGTCGCGGCATTGGCTGATACTGTTGAAGTATTACTCTGGGGCGGAAGTGACCAAAGGCTAGAAATTGGTCAAAAGCTAGGCGCAGCCCAGACTTTTAACTATCATCAAATTCCTGATATTCCTGGTGTGGTGAAAGAACTTACCCAAGGCTGGGGTGCAGATGTGGTGATTGAAGCTACTGGTGTACCTAGTGTATGGGAAACTGCGATCGCTTGCGCTCGTCCTGGTGCAACAGTCAACTTATTTGGTGGTTGTCCACGAGATACGACAATTACAGTCAATACAGAACAATTACACTACAGCGAACTCACTCTTAAAGGCGTATTTCACAACACACCAGAATATGTGCGATCGGCACTTTCAATGATAGCTAGTCGAAAACTACCTTTAGAATTACTCATCAGCGAAAAGCAACCCCTAAAAGATTTAGAACAAGTTTTTCATGACATGAAAGCGCGTCAAGTAATTAAAGTTGCAATGGTTTGTAGCCAGGATTGA
- the purQ gene encoding phosphoribosylformylglycinamidine synthase subunit PurQ, producing the protein MTKFGVIVFPGSNCDRDVAYVTRDLLGQPTRMVWHQDTDIADLDVIIIPGGFSYGDYLRCGAIARFSPVMQQVIEHAQKGKFVLGICNGFQVLTEAKLLPGALTRNRDLHFICDRVPLKVENTNIPWTQAYTSQKTITLPIAHGEGRFYADRATLSAIEDNGQVVFRYAGGNPNGSLNNIAGICNRQGNVLGMMPHPERASDKMLGDSDGLSLFQGLLEKVAAVV; encoded by the coding sequence ATGACAAAATTCGGCGTTATTGTTTTTCCAGGGTCTAATTGCGATCGCGATGTTGCTTATGTCACCAGAGACTTGTTAGGTCAACCAACACGCATGGTTTGGCATCAAGACACCGACATAGCTGATTTGGATGTAATTATCATTCCAGGCGGCTTTAGTTACGGTGATTACCTGCGCTGCGGTGCGATCGCTCGATTTTCGCCTGTGATGCAGCAGGTGATTGAACACGCGCAAAAGGGTAAGTTTGTTCTCGGTATTTGTAACGGCTTTCAGGTATTAACTGAAGCCAAGCTGTTACCGGGGGCATTAACGAGAAATCGAGATTTGCATTTTATTTGCGATCGCGTCCCGTTAAAAGTCGAAAATACAAATATTCCTTGGACACAAGCTTACACCAGTCAAAAAACCATCACTCTACCCATTGCCCACGGAGAAGGGCGCTTTTATGCTGATAGAGCCACTTTATCGGCAATAGAAGACAATGGTCAGGTGGTATTCCGCTATGCTGGAGGCAACCCCAATGGTTCACTCAACAACATTGCTGGAATTTGTAATCGCCAAGGCAATGTCTTGGGGATGATGCCACACCCAGAAAGGGCATCCGATAAGATGCTAGGTGATAGTGATGGGTTAAGTTTATTTCAAGGATTGTTAGAAAAAGTCGCTGCTGTAGTGTAG
- a CDS encoding metal-sensing transcriptional repressor, which produces MNGSNRLKSESLPISQSTEHFHSHDVDHHEHGDSSHSHVHSEESLRKIVNRLSRIEGHIRGIKTMVQQSSPCPDVLLQIAAVRGALDRVARIVLDEHLTECIARAAQDGNIDVEIEQLKAALDRFMP; this is translated from the coding sequence ATGAATGGATCAAACCGATTAAAGTCAGAATCCTTGCCCATCTCTCAGTCAACCGAACACTTCCACTCCCACGATGTGGATCATCATGAGCATGGAGATTCCAGTCATTCTCATGTTCATAGTGAAGAGTCGTTACGCAAAATTGTCAATCGGTTGTCACGCATAGAAGGACATATTCGCGGTATTAAAACAATGGTGCAACAAAGTTCTCCCTGTCCGGATGTATTATTGCAGATTGCCGCAGTTCGAGGCGCATTAGATCGAGTTGCCCGCATAGTCTTAGATGAACACTTAACCGAGTGTATTGCCAGAGCAGCGCAAGACGGCAACATAGATGTTGAAATTGAGCAATTAAAAGCGGCTTTAGATCGATTTATGCCTTAA
- a CDS encoding transposase, with protein sequence MAGRFEGLSDLEWKLFEDIFPKEPEKRERGMPHAPFRHVLNTLLYILITGCRWCDVPKGEIWASKSAAHRWLQRWETDGTLESLQASTLGIAQEKGLINWNYGAVDGSFSPWKRWR encoded by the coding sequence ATGGCTGGGCGATTTGAAGGATTAAGTGACCTGGAGTGGAAGCTGTTTGAAGATATATTCCCCAAAGAACCAGAAAAAAGAGAACGGGGAATGCCTCATGCGCCATTTCGCCATGTACTTAATACATTGCTGTATATATTGATAACTGGATGTCGTTGGTGTGATGTGCCAAAGGGAGAGATTTGGGCATCAAAAAGTGCAGCACATAGATGGTTACAACGTTGGGAAACAGATGGAACGTTAGAAAGTTTACAAGCAAGTACATTAGGAATTGCTCAAGAGAAGGGTTTAATCAACTGGAATTACGGCGCTGTAGACGGGTCTTTTTCCCCCTGGAAAAGGTGGCGGTGA
- a CDS encoding type I restriction enzyme HsdR N-terminal domain-containing protein, which yields MSKKKFILPMFQYLGYPDSYRQSKYSLTKNNSENPAKQLKNAQIYFTTDDVVRQNSDTSLIIIIYLAPNTQYFSEAITQAKFYSTYLKPIFFIITNGYSFKIFKYFPYHREELIFDGIIDTLRNSQLAENLYYQLKFDLVKKNS from the coding sequence ATGTCGAAAAAAAAGTTTATTTTGCCAATGTTTCAATATTTGGGTTATCCAGATTCATATCGGCAGAGTAAGTATAGTTTAACCAAAAATAATTCAGAGAACCCAGCCAAACAACTCAAAAATGCTCAAATTTATTTTACTACCGATGATGTAGTTCGGCAAAATTCCGACACATCATTGATAATTATTATTTATTTAGCACCAAATACACAATATTTTTCTGAAGCTATTACCCAAGCTAAATTTTATAGTACTTATCTCAAACCTATATTTTTCATCATTACCAATGGATACAGTTTCAAAATATTCAAATATTTTCCTTATCATCGAGAAGAACTGATATTTGATGGGATAATTGATACATTGAGAAATAGCCAATTGGCTGAAAATCTTTATTATCAACTTAAATTCGATTTAGTTAAAAAAAATTCCTAA
- a CDS encoding SPFH domain-containing protein gives MEQFLLLIFLALGGSAVAGSVKVINQGNEALVERLGSYNKKLEPGLNFVVPFLDKIVYQQTIREKVLDIPPQKCITRDNVGIEVDAVVYWRIVDMEKAWYKVENLQSAMTNLVLTQIRSEMGQLELDETFTARSQINEILLRDLDIATDPWGVKVTRVELRDIIPSQAVRESMELQMSAERRRRAAILNSEGEREAAVNSARGKAEAQILDAEARQKSLVLQAEAEQKAIVLKAQAERQQQVLKAQAIAESAEIIAQKINSQPSASKALEVLFALGYLDMGATIGKSDSSKVMFIDPRTIPATFEGIRSIVSDTKVDSNAWLGREIPDVNGQ, from the coding sequence GTGGAACAGTTTTTGTTATTAATTTTTTTAGCCCTTGGTGGTTCTGCGGTGGCTGGTTCTGTAAAAGTGATCAATCAAGGTAATGAAGCTTTGGTAGAAAGATTGGGCAGCTATAATAAAAAGCTCGAACCAGGACTGAATTTTGTTGTGCCTTTTTTAGATAAAATCGTTTATCAACAAACCATCCGCGAAAAAGTTTTAGATATTCCGCCACAAAAATGTATTACCCGTGACAACGTGGGTATTGAAGTAGATGCGGTGGTGTACTGGCGAATAGTTGATATGGAAAAAGCTTGGTACAAAGTTGAAAATCTTCAGTCAGCAATGACCAACTTGGTACTAACTCAAATTCGCTCAGAAATGGGACAACTAGAGTTAGATGAAACCTTTACCGCCCGTTCCCAAATTAATGAAATTTTATTAAGAGATTTAGATATTGCTACCGACCCTTGGGGTGTAAAAGTCACAAGGGTGGAACTGCGAGATATTATTCCTTCCCAAGCGGTACGCGAATCAATGGAATTGCAAATGTCCGCCGAACGCCGCAGACGGGCTGCAATTTTAAATTCTGAAGGTGAACGGGAAGCCGCAGTAAATAGTGCCAGAGGTAAAGCAGAAGCCCAAATTCTCGATGCAGAAGCGCGACAAAAATCATTAGTTTTGCAGGCTGAGGCGGAACAAAAAGCAATCGTCCTCAAAGCCCAAGCCGAACGCCAACAGCAAGTTCTCAAAGCCCAGGCTATTGCAGAATCAGCCGAAATTATCGCTCAAAAAATCAATTCTCAACCCAGTGCTAGTAAAGCTTTAGAAGTTCTATTTGCGTTGGGTTATCTCGATATGGGCGCGACTATCGGTAAAAGCGATAGCAGCAAAGTTATGTTTATCGACCCCCGCACCATTCCCGCAACTTTTGAGGGTATTCGCTCTATAGTGTCTGACACTAAGGTAGATTCTAACGCTTGGTTGGGTAGGGAAATACCTGATGTGAATGGGCAGTAG
- a CDS encoding DUF4327 family protein encodes MSVNTVPSINYYSLDVIQDEARRLVQKGMVSRQQPIYTLCQYIPAREWVCVECELEKCDFLLRDRIGDLIGREQWDND; translated from the coding sequence ATGAGTGTGAATACGGTGCCCTCTATCAATTACTACTCTCTAGATGTAATCCAAGACGAAGCACGCCGACTGGTGCAGAAGGGGATGGTTAGCCGACAACAGCCAATATATACACTCTGCCAATACATCCCAGCGAGAGAGTGGGTGTGCGTTGAATGTGAGTTGGAAAAATGCGATTTTCTATTGCGCGATCGCATTGGCGACCTCATCGGTCGTGAACAATGGGACAATGACTAA
- the coaBC gene encoding bifunctional phosphopantothenoylcysteine decarboxylase/phosphopantothenate--cysteine ligase CoaBC: MSNLQSSSENRNNRVLVCVGGGIAAYKVCEVVSTLFKSGVEVRVILTRSAQEFITPLTLATLSRHPAYTDNDFWQPTHSRPLHIELGEWADLIVIAPLTANTLAKLTYGMADNLLTNTVLASTCPVLLAPAMNTDMWEQLTVQRNWQQLLTDSRYHGMSTASGLLACDRIGAGRMAEPAEIVTRIHSLLHTGGKRDLVGKRILISAGGTREYLDPVRFIGNPSTGKMGLALAQAALHRGANVTLVHGIANWDVPLGVQAIPVISAEEMQQVMLEYLPNADVIVMSAAVADVKPKDYSTEKLPKRSLPQALPVEPVPDIVAQLAQLKQPHQLLIGFAAQTGDIITPAKEKLQTKKLDVIVANPIDQPDSGFGSNNNQAIFLDGQNHQLEVAHCSKLEMAHHLFDFVMSRHA, translated from the coding sequence ATGTCTAATCTCCAGTCTTCAAGCGAAAATCGCAACAACAGGGTTCTTGTTTGTGTAGGCGGCGGTATCGCCGCCTATAAAGTTTGTGAGGTGGTTTCGACGCTGTTTAAAAGTGGGGTAGAAGTTCGTGTGATTCTCACCCGTTCAGCGCAAGAATTTATCACGCCTCTGACTTTAGCTACCCTCTCCCGTCATCCAGCCTATACAGATAATGATTTTTGGCAACCAACTCACTCCCGTCCGTTGCATATTGAGTTGGGAGAATGGGCTGATTTAATCGTAATTGCACCTTTAACAGCGAATACATTAGCTAAGTTAACCTACGGGATGGCTGATAATTTGCTGACGAATACGGTGTTGGCTTCGACTTGTCCTGTATTGTTAGCACCTGCGATGAATACGGATATGTGGGAACAGTTGACGGTGCAGCGCAATTGGCAGCAGTTGTTAACAGATAGCCGCTATCATGGGATGAGTACAGCATCAGGTTTATTAGCTTGCGATCGCATCGGTGCTGGTAGAATGGCGGAACCAGCAGAAATTGTCACCCGCATTCATTCTTTATTACATACTGGCGGTAAGCGAGATTTAGTCGGTAAACGCATATTAATTAGTGCTGGGGGAACGCGAGAATATCTCGACCCAGTAAGATTTATTGGTAATCCTTCTACGGGTAAGATGGGTTTGGCTTTAGCCCAAGCCGCCTTGCATCGTGGTGCAAATGTGACTTTAGTACATGGTATAGCTAATTGGGATGTACCTTTGGGAGTGCAAGCTATACCTGTGATTTCAGCCGAGGAAATGCAACAGGTAATGTTGGAATATTTACCGAATGCTGATGTGATTGTGATGTCGGCAGCTGTGGCTGATGTCAAGCCCAAAGACTATAGTACAGAGAAATTGCCCAAGCGATCGCTCCCCCAAGCTTTACCTGTAGAACCTGTACCTGATATCGTTGCCCAATTAGCACAACTCAAACAACCACATCAGTTATTAATTGGTTTTGCTGCACAAACAGGAGATATCATCACCCCTGCAAAGGAAAAGTTGCAGACTAAGAAATTAGATGTAATTGTTGCTAATCCTATAGATCAACCAGATAGTGGTTTTGGGAGTAACAACAATCAAGCCATATTTTTAGATGGGCAGAATCATCAATTAGAAGTTGCCCATTGTTCTAAATTAGAAATGGCGCATCATCTATTTGATTTTGTGATGAGTCGCCATGCTTGA
- a CDS encoding NADPH-dependent FMN reductase: MFKTLVFYGSYRSDRQGIKAAKFIIDQLQQRNHEVIFVDAKEYDFGILDRMYKEYDPGQAPAKMTELAEHIRTADGFVVITGEYNHSIQPGLSNLMDHYLEEYYFRPAGIVSYSVGGFGGVRAAIQLRSFLGEMGMVTISSMFAISKIGNSLDESGTPQEASLTKRFGQFLDELEWYEEALQRQRREKGTPY, from the coding sequence ATGTTTAAAACATTAGTTTTCTACGGTTCTTACAGGAGCGATCGCCAAGGCATTAAAGCTGCTAAATTCATAATTGATCAACTCCAGCAAAGAAACCATGAAGTGATTTTTGTTGATGCGAAAGAATATGACTTTGGTATCTTAGACCGGATGTATAAGGAGTATGATCCAGGTCAAGCTCCGGCAAAGATGACAGAACTTGCAGAACATATCCGCACAGCTGATGGTTTTGTTGTGATTACCGGAGAATACAATCATTCCATTCAGCCAGGGTTGAGTAATCTGATGGATCATTATCTAGAAGAATACTACTTCCGTCCGGCTGGGATTGTTTCTTACTCGGTTGGTGGCTTTGGCGGAGTCCGCGCCGCTATACAGTTACGCTCGTTTCTAGGAGAAATGGGAATGGTAACTATTTCCAGTATGTTTGCCATTTCTAAAATTGGCAACTCTTTAGATGAATCAGGTACTCCCCAAGAAGCAAGTTTGACCAAGAGATTTGGTCAATTTTTAGATGAATTGGAATGGTACGAAGAAGCATTACAACGCCAACGCCGAGAAAAAGGCACTCCTTACTAA
- the hemH gene encoding ferrochelatase has product MGRVGVLLLNLGGPDKLEDVGPFLYNLFSDPEIIRLPFRWLQRPLAWFIASRRVKTSQENYKQIGGGSPLRRITEAQGEALREQLSDLGKEANIYVGMRYWHPYTEEAIAQLTQDEIDKLVILPLYPQFSISTSGSSFRLLEKLWQEDPKLQNLEYTVIPSWYKQRNYLQAMAELIAQEIDQFPNPDDVHIFFSAHGVPKSYVEEAGDPYQQEIEECTYLIMQTLNRPNAHTLAYQSRVGPVEWLQPYTEDALKELGAQGVKDIVVVPISFVSEHIETLQEIDIEYREIAEEAGIHNFRRAPAPNTHPVFIRALADLVIEALEQPNFKLSQAAQMKKRVKMYPPESWEWGMTTSAEVWNGRIAMLGFIALIIELVTGHGLLHMIGLLQ; this is encoded by the coding sequence ATGGGTCGTGTAGGCGTTTTATTACTCAATCTCGGTGGCCCCGATAAGTTAGAAGACGTTGGGCCGTTTTTGTACAATTTATTTTCTGATCCCGAAATCATTCGCCTACCATTTCGCTGGTTGCAAAGACCCCTAGCTTGGTTTATTGCCTCGCGGCGCGTGAAAACATCTCAAGAAAATTATAAGCAAATTGGTGGTGGTTCTCCTTTGCGGCGAATTACAGAAGCCCAAGGAGAAGCTTTAAGAGAACAGTTGAGTGATTTGGGTAAAGAGGCTAACATCTACGTAGGTATGCGATATTGGCATCCTTACACAGAAGAAGCGATCGCCCAGCTTACCCAAGATGAAATTGACAAGCTGGTAATTCTGCCGCTTTATCCGCAATTTTCTATCAGTACCAGTGGTTCTAGCTTCAGGTTGTTAGAAAAACTTTGGCAAGAAGACCCCAAACTGCAAAATCTTGAATACACCGTCATTCCTTCTTGGTACAAACAGCGCAACTACCTGCAAGCAATGGCGGAACTCATCGCCCAGGAAATAGATCAATTTCCTAACCCTGATGATGTGCATATCTTCTTTAGCGCCCACGGTGTACCAAAAAGCTATGTAGAAGAAGCAGGCGACCCCTATCAGCAAGAAATTGAGGAATGCACATACTTAATTATGCAGACCCTCAATCGTCCGAATGCTCACACCTTGGCTTATCAAAGCCGTGTCGGCCCTGTAGAATGGCTGCAACCTTATACTGAAGATGCGTTGAAAGAATTAGGCGCACAAGGCGTAAAAGATATTGTGGTTGTACCCATCAGTTTTGTCTCCGAACACATCGAGACACTGCAAGAAATTGATATTGAATACCGAGAAATCGCTGAAGAAGCCGGAATTCACAACTTCCGTCGCGCACCTGCACCGAATACTCATCCAGTATTTATTAGGGCATTGGCTGATTTAGTCATTGAAGCACTGGAACAACCCAACTTCAAGCTATCACAAGCAGCCCAAATGAAAAAAAGGGTGAAAATGTATCCCCCAGAAAGTTGGGAATGGGGTATGACTACCAGTGCAGAAGTGTGGAATGGAAGAATTGCGATGTTAGGTTTTATTGCTTTAATTATTGAGTTAGTGACTGGTCATGGTTTATTACACATGATTGGACTTTTGCAATGA
- a CDS encoding DUF4351 domain-containing protein translates to MILRQLNRRLGEVNPQLQAQIQNLSTAELEELGEALLDFSSMADLAAWFESR, encoded by the coding sequence CTGATTTTACGCCAACTTAACCGCCGTCTAGGTGAAGTGAATCCGCAATTGCAAGCACAAATTCAAAATTTATCAACTGCGGAGTTAGAAGAGTTGGGTGAAGCGTTGCTAGATTTTTCTAGTATGGCTGATTTAGCAGCTTGGTTTGAAAGTAGATAG
- the purS gene encoding phosphoribosylformylglycinamidine synthase subunit PurS, with amino-acid sequence MQRKYLAKIHVTLRPSVLDPAGVAVQSGLKQMGYETVENVRIGKYIELTIISQDETKARRDLDNICDQMLANPVIENYRFDLIEVETQTGVF; translated from the coding sequence GTGCAACGGAAGTATCTAGCCAAAATTCATGTAACGCTTCGTCCTTCAGTCCTAGACCCTGCTGGTGTGGCTGTACAATCTGGTCTCAAGCAAATGGGATACGAAACAGTTGAAAACGTGCGGATTGGTAAGTATATAGAACTTACCATCATCTCTCAAGATGAGACTAAAGCACGGAGAGACTTAGATAACATTTGTGACCAAATGCTAGCCAATCCTGTAATCGAAAATTACCGATTTGATTTAATTGAGGTCGAAACGCAGACGGGAGTGTTTTAG
- a CDS encoding NfeD family protein, which produces MPSSTLIWLLAGSGLCLLELFLPSAFVAFMMGISAFVVALLSQLGLSLWLQVAIWLLLSTILIVLSRRYLQPRRRKSKIQDAVVAETLTEIPAGKTGRVLYEGNSWRAKCDDDKLDIAPHQRVYVVRREGTTLIVMPENLLHS; this is translated from the coding sequence ATGCCAAGTTCTACTTTAATTTGGCTCTTAGCTGGCTCAGGTTTGTGTTTATTAGAACTGTTTTTACCGTCGGCTTTTGTCGCCTTCATGATGGGTATTAGTGCCTTTGTGGTGGCGCTACTTTCCCAATTGGGTTTGAGTTTATGGCTGCAAGTAGCAATTTGGCTTTTGCTGTCCACAATTTTGATAGTACTATCTCGGCGGTATTTACAACCGCGACGGCGCAAATCAAAAATCCAGGATGCTGTTGTAGCGGAAACCTTAACAGAAATTCCGGCAGGTAAAACTGGACGAGTGCTATATGAAGGCAATTCTTGGCGGGCTAAATGTGATGATGACAAACTTGATATTGCTCCCCATCAACGTGTTTACGTAGTCAGAAGAGAAGGTACTACGTTAATTGTTATGCCAGAAAATTTGTTGCATTCATAG
- a CDS encoding alpha/beta hydrolase: MSLQFINVPPANSQPPVGLIVALHGWGANAEDVASLLPYFQLPTYQFVFPNAPYPHPYSAVGKAWYELRNENMYQGLAESRQLLTEFLQSLESSTGVPLSRTILCGFSQGGAMTLEVGLKLPLAGLVVMSGYLHPDAVPTEQQEIPPTLVMHGTQDEVVPLQAAIRTRETLHSLGFTVDYREFEAGHEINLQMLEALRNFVLKTIG, from the coding sequence GTGTCTCTACAATTTATCAATGTCCCCCCGGCTAATTCTCAGCCCCCGGTTGGCTTAATTGTCGCTTTGCATGGTTGGGGTGCTAATGCTGAGGATGTGGCATCTTTATTACCTTATTTCCAGCTACCTACTTACCAGTTTGTTTTCCCTAATGCACCTTATCCCCATCCTTATTCTGCTGTGGGTAAGGCGTGGTATGAGTTGCGAAATGAGAATATGTATCAGGGTTTAGCCGAAAGTCGCCAATTACTCACCGAGTTTTTGCAATCTTTAGAAAGCAGCACTGGTGTACCTTTATCGCGGACGATTTTGTGTGGCTTTTCTCAAGGTGGGGCGATGACTTTAGAAGTGGGGCTAAAGTTGCCTTTAGCTGGTTTAGTAGTGATGAGTGGGTATTTACATCCCGATGCAGTACCTACAGAACAGCAGGAGATTCCGCCAACTTTAGTTATGCACGGTACTCAAGATGAAGTTGTGCCATTGCAAGCAGCTATCAGAACGAGAGAAACCTTGCATTCTCTAGGCTTTACAGTAGATTACCGGGAATTTGAGGCGGGACATGAAATTAATCTGCAAATGTTAGAAGCGTTACGAAATTTTGTTTTAAAGACAATTGGGTAG
- a CDS encoding class I SAM-dependent methyltransferase: MATILRDLSYQYQWLYDAISRVAAISVGGESRFRQLALQGLTIHSDTQVLDLCCGSGQSTQFLVKCSQNVTGLDASPKSLQRARQNVPQASYIEAFAENMPFADNSFDVVHTSAALHEMHAAQLRQILQEVYRVLKPGGVFTLVDFHAPNNPIFWPGVSVFLLLFETETAWELIKTDLPELLKEIGFNVEKIQLYAGGSLQVIHSKK; encoded by the coding sequence ATGGCAACAATTTTACGAGATTTAAGTTACCAGTATCAATGGTTGTATGATGCTATTTCCCGCGTAGCAGCTATCAGCGTCGGTGGAGAAAGCCGTTTTCGCCAACTTGCCTTACAAGGCTTAACAATTCATTCAGATACTCAGGTATTAGATTTATGTTGTGGCAGTGGGCAATCTACACAGTTTTTAGTGAAATGTTCACAAAATGTAACAGGATTAGATGCCTCACCAAAATCTTTGCAAAGGGCCAGACAAAATGTCCCGCAAGCCTCATATATAGAAGCCTTTGCCGAAAATATGCCCTTTGCCGATAATTCTTTTGATGTGGTGCATACCAGCGCCGCATTACATGAAATGCACGCTGCACAATTACGACAAATTCTGCAAGAAGTTTATCGAGTCCTAAAACCAGGCGGAGTTTTTACATTAGTAGATTTTCATGCACCAAATAATCCCATATTTTGGCCTGGTGTCTCAGTGTTTTTACTATTGTTTGAAACAGAAACAGCATGGGAGTTAATCAAAACTGATTTACCAGAGTTATTAAAGGAAATCGGCTTCAATGTAGAGAAGATACAATTATATGCAGGCGGGAGTTTACAAGTAATTCACTCCAAAAAATAG
- a CDS encoding DUF2555 domain-containing protein → MKTLGISRNEIAAMTAADVEDLATRLELDNYSNAFEGLNDWHLLRAIAFQRPELVEPYIYLLDLEPYDEA, encoded by the coding sequence ATGAAGACTCTAGGTATTTCCAGAAATGAAATAGCTGCCATGACCGCAGCAGATGTGGAAGATTTAGCTACTCGTCTGGAACTTGATAATTATAGCAATGCTTTTGAAGGTTTGAATGATTGGCATCTACTACGGGCGATCGCCTTTCAGCGTCCAGAATTAGTTGAACCCTATATCTACCTCTTAGATTTAGAACCTTACGATGAAGCTTAG
- a CDS encoding Fur family transcriptional regulator, producing the protein MRAIRTRSQERILNLLKSVKQGISAQDIYIELRNRNQNMGLATVYRSLEALKLEGLVQVRTLANGEALYSLVQQDKHHLTCLQCGTSIPINQCPVHDLEDQLQISHKFKIFYHTLEFFGLCDQCQVSQ; encoded by the coding sequence ATGAGAGCCATACGCACCCGCAGTCAAGAGCGGATTTTGAACCTACTGAAAAGCGTCAAACAAGGCATTTCCGCCCAAGATATTTATATTGAACTGCGTAATCGCAATCAAAATATGGGTTTAGCCACAGTTTACCGTTCCTTGGAAGCTTTAAAACTCGAAGGTTTGGTGCAAGTTCGGACTTTAGCTAACGGTGAAGCCCTCTATAGCTTAGTGCAGCAAGACAAACACCATCTCACCTGTCTGCAATGTGGTACGTCAATTCCCATTAATCAATGTCCAGTTCACGACCTGGAAGACCAACTACAAATAAGTCACAAATTTAAAATTTTCTACCACACTTTAGAATTTTTCGGTTTGTGTGATCAGTGTCAGGTTAGTCAATAG